The following DNA comes from Chelmon rostratus isolate fCheRos1 chromosome 3, fCheRos1.pri, whole genome shotgun sequence.
TGTTCTAACCTGCATGTTTCCATTGTTTGTGCAGAAGGACTCCCACACAGTGTAcctggagcaggagctggagagtCTCAAGGTGGTGCTGGAGATCAAGAACAACCAGCTGCACCAGAAGGAGAAGAAGCTCATGGAGATGGACAAGCTGGTGGGCATCAATCTACATCTATCACATATTGTCATCTTTGGGGGAAAAGGTCCAGCTGAATGTATTGAATTTGAGCACAAAACATGTGTTCCAAACCAAATttctgtgcgtctgtgtgtgtcacaggtggAGATGAATGTGAAACTGGAGGAGTGTCTGAAGAAGGTCCAACAGGAGAATGAGGACTACAAGGCCAGGATGGACAAACAAGCTGCGCTGTCCAAgtatgtgctgttgtgtgtgtgcgtgtgtgcgtgtgtgtgtgtgtgtgtgtgtgcgtgtgtgcgtgtgtgtgcgtgttcacgtgtgtgtgcgtgttcgtgtgtgtgtgcgcgtgtgtgaaatgaagtgaaCTAAAGGTCAACCAGTCATGGGATTGTGTAGTTGTATCTCACACCTGATGACCTTTTCTTTCAGTCGTAATCTGTGAAATAGAACATTGTGTTGTGGACTAGACATAACAGGAGCAACCTTGTCATCAGACCatcagtgtctgtgctgtgaggcccGTCACACTAACAATAATCTTAAATGATCTGAATGGGGATAATAATGAGCTTGTATATCAGCATCTatattatttcatattgttttgtgattgttggaccagtgaaaacatgtttttttaatagtcTGTATATTGTGTGTTGTCGGGCTACAGTTAATGACTATTTTCATCGTCTATTaatcaaatgtcaaaaaattgtgaaaaattctcatcacaatttcccagagcccaaaatatgtaaattgattcttttgtccaaccaatagTTCAAAACCAAAAACCTTCATTTACTATTATAAATGACAACGACAAGCAGCAAATtcttacatttaagaagctgggACTcgcaaatatttgacatttttgctaGAAAAATTATGATTTAAAACGAACGATGAAACAATAAATCCATAATAAAAATGGttgcaaattaattttgttttggtCCACTAATCGACGAAGTGTCGCAGCTCTAGTTTGTTGGATCACACATGGTAAAACCCAAGTTCAGTTCTATCCATTCAAATTGTTTTTATCGTTATGAACCTTGGCTGTGACAGCCTCAGCATGTCTCCCACAGCCCACTACAGCCCCCTTACTCTCCCTGCAGACAGCTGTCCAGTGAACAGGCCATACTCCAACAGACACTGCAGAAAGAGTCCAAGGTCAACAAGCGTCTGTCCATGGAGAACGAAGAGCTGCTGTGGAAGCTGCACAACGGCGACCTGCTGGCGAGCCCCCGCCGCCTCTCACCCACCTCACCCTTCAACTCACCACGGAACTCTGCCTCTTTCCCCACAACTGCACCTTTATCGCCCAGATAGCCCCAACAACACTCAAcaacctcttcctctcctctaacCTCCGACTCTCCTCATCAACTTTTTACGCCTGACAAAGATGGAAGCTGTTCCAAATACAGAGACAGACTTCAGTCACTGCAGCTCAGTCACTGCAGTGTTGCTGGATATTAGTGACTGCTACGTTTGGAACAAATAGCATTAAAGAAGCTCATTTTGACAGCAAAAAGACATTGCTGTGGCTCCGATGCACTTAAGTTTGAGCAAGGGACTGGCCTCGCACTCTATCAGTCTCTGTCAAATGACTGTTTCAaaaaacttttcttctttttccgAAGAATACCTAAATAACAGGCACACCTCAGGGTCTGTAAATAATGcctcacttttattttgactaTCCTTACCCTTTTTCTTTCGTTCAGCTCATCCTGTTCTTTTATAgccctcttttttttaaaggggtaGATTTGTGGCATGAGGAGATTTGTGGAAACAGATTCAAAGTTGTTTGGGTTTGGTAAATCCTAAAATGACAAGTACTTCTTGGTTTATTAGGAGGAATTATTTTacctttttcattcttttataaaggacatttttctcCCAAAAAAGTGAACCTCAATCTTTGGACCTCTGGAAGAAGTGCATACTCCATCTGTGGGTCAACAATGGATATCGGTTCCTCCATGTGAGCTCCTCACAACCTCTACCTTAATCTACTATGTGGAATGTAATCACCCTTGGATGTCAAATCTGAGCACGCCAGTTCAGagatacacatgcacgcacaccaTCTCAGAGCCAAATATGCAGTTTATTTAACAAGAACATTGTTGGCCAGAAGTGTGTCACTTTTTCCCTTAACTTATTAACAAAGGGATACGACAACCCCACATCTCTAAAATCATCTTGTGCCCAAACAGAAATCTGAGCCAGCAACTGATCCATTATTTCAGTCTTGTTTGGGTCACATATACAATCACCAGGATCACGCCAATGATGATTTCCACAGAGGAAACTTCCAGGCTGTCCTTAACTAAAAGCCTCTGGCCTCTGTTTTACTAAATCCTAGAAATGTCACTTTGTGTGTCTGGTATTTGTCCTGAAAAACCTCGGATGTACCCAATTGCCTGCTTTATTTTGGACACAGAATAAAGACAATATGATACAAGATTTAAAGCAacatagttttgtttttttattattagtataAATGCAATGGtatacatttttgaaaaagttaTATATACAGGAATACAGGAAAGGCTTGAGTGAGATGACACTGATTTTATCCAATTTGTACCCTGTAATGGATGTGAGTTAagtcaaatatttaaaacacttttttttagcTCCAGTCAGGAGATACATGTTGCATCCACGCTTGCTCTCAACCTATCGGCCATGAGGAGGATAAAGGACATCGCTTGCTGCTTTGCTGGGGTCCAGTTGTACTGGTAACTGGGGGATGACTGGTGGTGGATGCTCGAGGTCAGCGGCTCGTACCATCATGGTCACAGATTTGATGGAGTACCACCAACCATGCCAAGTATACCACACCACCCCATCATCAGTCATGGCTTGGTACGGTCCTTTGTAGTAATGACCATTCAGGTTGCCTGAATCACACCTGTGAGGAGGAAGTAAAAGACAAATTGGCACAATAGACAAACACTTGCCCTGTAGTAACAGcggtatatatatgtgtgtgtgtgtgtgtgtgtgtgtgtacacagtgtaTATTTTGCCATATTGAACTTTACTCCCTTGTTAATTTGCACATAATAAGCGCCACATTgaatttaatgtatttttgtattacCTGCTAAACCACCAGCCGGACCTGGTGTGTCTGATACACGTGGCGTCATCATTTCCAGCGCTGTCATCATTCTGCCGGTCGTACGTGCTGAATTTGACCAAGTGCGACTCCAAGCCTGGACTGGTCCACTTCAGCCCAGTAGAAGGAGGGCTGTGGATGTCAGCCAGAGCGTTCCCTGCATTCCCATTGTACTCTCCCAAATGTAACTGGTACTGATCCTTTGTGTGGACATGGGAGAAAAGGCAAAGAGTCTTGAATAAATCTTTGAAGTTGCAAAAGAGCTTTGGTTTATTTACATAAATGATTTGATTCTTGCATCCTGAGGGACATTCAGTGTGATTTTCTGATTAGAAAACATAAGTAATCAAAAGTGTTACAGTGCTATAAGAACTGTAGTGTATCTGCCACACATCTGTGATCGACTGATGGCACTGATGAGGTTTTGTTCTGAACAGAGCAGCAAAAttataaattacattaaaacagaCCGAAAAGAGGAtgggaaagatggagagagacaggatggAGTGAGACAAGTAAGAGGAAAAAGCACTGAAAGCAAAATGAAGGAGTAGAAGTATgaaaagaagggaaagaaaaaggtatgagaagagaatgaatgaaagggaagagatggagagcagCTGGCAGGCCTGAAGCTAGATGTCCTTGCTGTTGTTTCTACAGCAAAGGTCATAAAACTCAAAGAACATGAATAGTCTAAATAAAGCCCATCTGTTATGGGAAATGGAGAGAGGGCAAGgttaaagacagaaacagaaaaggagattacagacagacatataATTACCTAAAACTTACTGCTTTAATTCAGTCTGGAGAATTGAatcattttccaaaaacaaagagaatgaAATGTCTCCACTGCAAATTTAGCCTTCAACATCTTGAAACTAGTTGAAGCAATCAGTTTACTTTGCAGAGACTCTTAAAACAACGCTTATACCTGAGACTAACTACTTTTCgcatgcttttcattttctgtttgtagtgTTACCTTCTCATCATCCACTCTGAAGTTCTTGTACTCTGCGTGGCGCTGCTTACCCTCAAAGTCCTCCATGTCAATCCGCAGGTCGTAGCTTCCTGCAAGACACTGAGTTACACAGGCGACCATCCTATAGTGCACGACAAATCACcaagacatacaaacacacatgtacacacacctTGTGAGGTGAGATAGTGCAGAGGTTCATTGCCCAGCCAGAATTCTCCATCAGGGGAGTAGAGGTCTCCAAATCCATGCTTGTACTCCACCCACGCTCTGTGCACGCAGAGTGCATGCACTGATTATACATTCACTTTCTATGTCATATTTCTTGACATGTGCAGAGGgtaaattcttatttttatgtatgcacaggtgaaacacacacacacacctgtcaaaGCTCTCTTtgccatctctcctcctctggaaGACGGTCCATCCTCCTCCATTGTTCATGTCACAGTAGACATTCAGTGCAGTGGGAGAGCCGTCTGGGCGAATCACGTATAACCCACTGGCTACGTTACCGTCCGCAAACACCTCGGAGCAGTCTTAATGTATGAACACAAAGATacacaaagtgaaatattcaaaccaggttgatacacacagaaacatacagacacatttgCTTTACGTCTTTGGAAGAATTTTTCTTTACTGTGCAGCAGGGTCAAGACAGGCGTAGGTAGCTACCAAATGCTgagtgctgattggctgctcaTATACACTTTGATGATCTTTCACTGAACTCTGGCCCTACCTCTGTAGAGGTTCTCAGGGCCCAGGTGTGCGTTGGGTATGTGCTCCAGCTGCTGGACCTGGCTGTTGTGGAGATGCTGGATGTAGCGATGCTGGTCGTTGATCACGTTCATCAGGCCCTGAATCTCAGTTTCCAGGCTGGCCACCTTCTCCTCACACGGCACAGGGGCCtggacacagaaagaaacaaaagattAGTAATTCCTACACCAAAGGTTATCCTAGACTTTCAGGGTAAGAGAATTGTAGCTGTCAGAACCACTCAACAATTTATCTTCAGAAGCCTTCATAGCCAACATGCTACAACTGGACAAAACTGCAACCATTATGCAAAGAATATATGCTATATGTCTGGCATACAGTGCTGCTTGTTTTAGTGTGAAAATTCATTGACTTTTAAGCAACAATTAGCCTTTTAAAATATCCTTTAGTTTGTCAGGAAAAATAAGTTGGGTTTCTTGACCATTTGAGTGATGGACATGCTAATGTCATCCAAATTCCTTTAACTTCAGATTGAATTATTCTTTTATTAACCCCCCCTGTTTTTGCTGAGACTTGGAGTATTCCATCATGCACCTATACTATAGTCTGTCTGGGCAGATCAGTCCAAGATGTCTCATGCATGCACTTATTGCTTTAACATAAAGCTAATCCACCAGTGAGTGCTATTTTAAGAGTACTGCAGAGGCATTCTCAGTCGGTGTggttgtgttattttgttaatatCCTTTTAAGTTTTGTACCAATTTCTGTTGTAAATATTCAGTATTTGCTTTTCATAACAGGGTTGCTTGGTCAAGGTTGCATTTGGCACCATGTTGTAATTTTTGCATCCAAATTTGACCATTGGTCAAATGAATATTATTCATCCTGCATCAATGTTTAGCCAATAGAGGGCAGGATAAGCCAGCTAAAGTTACATTTATTAACCATTCTATTGATTCCACGGTATCTTGATGTGGAGAGGTCATATAGAACATACTGTATTGATATTACTTTATTGCATAAcattcatttgttattttttgttgtgtatttCAACGTGTTCTGCTGACACATTCTACAATCCTTGCAGTTTTCACTCAAAAATCGAGaggtaaaaaaaattaaaattaaaaataaaaaagcatggTGGTCAAGctaaaaacaaagctgctgacAATTTTGCCCTCAAGTGATGTATTTTcgcattgttattattaatatttaacttTATCAGGGAGCATACATGGTGACACTCCATACAAGCAGCCGATCAAGAGCAGACATGATGAACACAGAATGATCACCCTGAATCAAAGCCAACACCAGAGGAACTGAATCTCACAGACTCAGACTCACACTCACGTCTTCCAAGAAACAATGTTCTTGTTACTCTGGTTAAACCTCACCATGAACAGATTTCACTGGAACTACTACTTTAACAAATAAATCAGACAAGTCTGTATGTAAACTGTCCATTATGAcatctgtggattatccagtGTAGGTggcatttttaaatgctgtcaCCACCACAGAATAAATCCTAATCACTTCTTTTGTGTTAGGCAAAAATCTCAGAGACAGATCTGTCTCAAAACCTACATACGTAAACCAAAACTAGAATGATTAGAATCCTCATACTGCTTATTATGATATACTGAGAGTTGTCTGGAGTGTCTTACCGCCAGAGAGGCAGCCAGGTGAAGAAGAAAGGCTACTGATGTCCTTAGCATTCTCATAATCAGTGATCTGATGGGTGGCTGAATCAAACTGCTGCAGTCTCTTGTTGCACTTGTGTCTATAGCGTTTCAGTGACTTCCCCTTCTCCCCTCTGTTGCCCTATTTGGCTGTTTCATGTAGCATcacttctttgctttttctcacTGTGATTTGCTATGGCTAGAGATAATTAGACTGTACATGGATTGACACTTGTAAAATAGCCTCCATCTAGTGGTgggagtacttttactgaacttttAAAAAGCACACTCCCAAGGATGTACAATAATTTCACTTGGCTATAATTTCACCTAATGTCTGGgtaaatatgcatgtgtgttataatataaaatgtaattgtCCCCATTGTCTGTAATCCCCAGCAACAGCTTGATTAACAAGAAATTGACATTAGACCAgtactttggtctgatgagtgCAGATTTGAGATTTTTAGTGTcaactgctgtgtctttgtgagatgcAGAGGGTGTGACGATGTGGGGGTGCTTTGCTGGTGAAAGTGTTGATGATTTATTCTAGATTCAAGGCACAGTTAACCAGCATGACTACCACGGCATTCTGCAGTGAcatgtcatcccctctggtTTGTGggaccatcatttgtttttcagcaggacaatgacccaaagcGTACCCCCAGCCCCAGGCTATGTAAGGGTTATCTaaccaagaaggagagtgatggagtaCTGCGTCAAATGGTCTGGCTCCACCTGACCTACGGCCAATTGAGATGCCTTGGGATGAGTTGGACTGGAGAGTGAAGGAGCAGCCAACGAGCCTCAGAGTCCTCAGAATATATGGAAAACTCCTAAAAGActgttggaaaaacattttaggTGACTACCTCATGGAGCTGGCTGATActgaaatgaaattaatgaaaagaGTGAAATGCTGAAGCTCTCATCAAAGCAGAAAGTGGTTGAAGaattaaaaaatttaaatgttataTCATAGTTTTAATGTCATGTTTCAGTGCTGAGATACAagagtagaaaataataaagaaaaaccactGAATGAAAAGGTGTGCCCAAAGTCTGGTACTGGTattgtacataaataaatacaaataaaactatTACTATAACaaattaataatatataaataaataatatataaataactacataaatgttagaaatgataaaaatcacTGTTTCAAAAAAAGTGCGACTCCGGTGGGACTCGAACCCACAACCTTTGAATGACTACTTTCAAGATCAACTAGAAGTCCAATGCGCTATCCATTGCGCCACGGAGCCACCTGTTGAGTACACATAAATTTCACATAAACATATCTTCAATCGCCACGACGACGTAATATAAAAAATTTGGTAACGACGACTGAGCATATCATAATCAAGGAACCGTGGAAGAAGGGAATTTCCGAGCCGCTTCCTATTGTTTCTCTGTTCGCGACTAGCCTTACAGTGTTTAAACGATCAACTGTACCCCTGGATTCTGGGTAACGTAAACTGATGCTGTGTCTTCCAGAAGGCGCTGCGGTAACGTCACGAGGCGCCAAAAGACTGTCCTCCTGCCTAAATAAAAGGCCGCTCTCTGCCTCTGGCCTCTGTAAGACTCTGCCCTTTTACTCGTAGATCAAGAACATCGATCTTGTAAACGGTCATTGTGTTTCCAAAAGGCTTATCGCTGTCCCTTGAATCAAGACACAAACCTgacaacacttcctgtttgcctttgtatgccttcaaaataaaagggcGAATGTGTGCAAGCAGTAACTGTCACATTAATTCAGAACTGAATTATTGCGCTCATCATTAAACGAATTACCAGTGTACGTGATATCTTTCCATTGAAAAACCACACCTAACGATCTTTCATTTGAGTGGCTACAAATCTATATTAAAACActtctgcatgtctgcattATGACTAAAGTGGAATACTAAATGTTGTCAGGTCAGATAATACCATTAGTATCATTAGAGACATGAATGTAAATCGTTCGAATCACACCAGCAATAGTACAGTcttagttaaaaaaaacaacaattcaattcaatggTTAAAAACAATACTAAAACTAACAAGAATACAGTGATCCCTCtctataacgcggtttacttttcacggtttcgctacttcacggatttgcatcgtgcattgtgttctgcattctgatgCATTctggctaaaaagtcactccgcttcttctctacctgtgcgtcaataacgttgcagtttaatatgtacacgtacgtaaaacagcttgccaaatttacattacgtacgtgcaaattctcttgcaatttcgagttttgcctatcactatgttcttctcccgaacaaacacacctgcaccgcgggcttcaaaagaagaaaacactgcagagcggagtcaggatgcagcggctcagtctgaagagcagtgaaatacacctgagtcactatttgtccgactgtactttgttttttttttttcataatcatttttaattttctcccgtttaatccaattactcgggtcgcggtgggcggtgcaatttgaagccttctgttcacatcgatgattaaaattattatttgacagtacagtacagaagttatttgttgaaaaaaacatttctaaagtacttttatttgtgaaacaaatgcttgagcctgtaaaatggtttgttctttcttttcaatgtatagtagagtatttaattgtataataattgtaaaaaaaaaataaaggtttctacttcacggattttggaacgtaacccccgcgaaaaacaagggtatactgtactCAAACCCTGGGTCTACCAACATGTCATCATGGCCAGGATAATGTGGCCTCTACTGGTGTATGAGGTCCTTTTGTTAACTGTCGAGTCAGAGGAAGATCAGCAGCTACCTCCAGAGATGGCTTGGTCTTCCCCGAAGCCTAAGCAGTACAGGACTATGTGGCAACAGCAGCATCTTGCAGCTCGCTTTCAGTGGTCTGAAAGACAAGTTTATGGTGTCACGGACAAGAAAGGAGCTTCTGTACAGAGACTTGAGGGACCTCAAAGTGGCAGTACCTGGCATCAAGGTCAAGAAAGTGGAGAGTATCAGATGCACTACAGGCAGAGGGATCTAGTGGGAAATGTGGCCACAGGCCGAGCCAGTCTTGCTTAATTGCCCAAGATCCAAATCTGTTAAACCCTGGGTGAAGAGAGACACCAGCTAGCCCAAGATGAAGTTCGAACAGGAGTGAAGGAAGAACGAGCACGCAGGATGGTAGGTCTGAGAGAGCAATGCAAGGTCCTGCAGCCAGTCTGCATCCTGTAATTCCATGGTTGGTTTTCCCTTTTGCTCCAAAAATTGTCCAGTTTCCTCCCGTAAATCAAAGAAATATATTGGCACGGTTCCTCCACTACAGTACCTCCTCCcctctacttcagtgtgttacGTGATGTCAGGGTAATGTCTGTGTCAGTAAGAAGCCTGTCGAACTGACAATGATTAGGACCCCTGGCTCCAATGAAATTAATTGTTCGGACAACCACTCCCATGATGTGATGCATTCTCAGCAATTTGCTTACTTGTGCAAAATAGActgaaaagtccaaaaacaatGCTCTATTTACAGCCTgtactttctgtctgttttgtcagaACACCTGCCAACCCACCCCGACCCTGTCCAGCTACCTGATAAAAGAGCTGATAATGTTATTTGCAACTCAAGAAACTCCTCAgggacagtcagtcagtttacACCGGGAATTAACATGGCCAGTTGTGTGACATCTGTAATGTCTGTACTTTCATCAGTAACAACCAAAACTGCAACACTTaactttacatttaatttgGCTAACCTCTACCAAGATCAGAAATCCTTTCTGCCACAGAATTTCTCATTTTATTGCTGATTTGTTGGAAATCAGGTAGCTGGCTTTCACAGCTGCATGTACATCTAAGAGTAAAAACAGACTACTGTTTCCTCCAACAATTCATTCGTCTGTGTTCTCTGTTGTCCTTGCAAGTTCCTGTATTTTTTGACATGATGAGTCTGATATTATGTTCCTTGAGGATCAAATGAAAGGTGCTGTGCTCTGACCACACGAAAGCCCATCTACCTTTGTGAATAAATAGGAACTGGTCCATTTTTTTATTGGAAAACCTGATACTTTCCACCATCCTGCATCAACAGCAGCCTACAATTGGCAGTGTTGTGTCACTGGCATGTACATAAGTACTTTATATCTATAATAGCATATCAGTCTGCTAGGGTCTGCTCCTCTTAATGGGACACCACGACCCCCAATGGACAAATCAGGAATAACAGTGCACTTGATTGAAAAATTGGAATTAATGACTTCTCTGCAGTTTTCACGTTTGCAAAGTGGGCCAGTTCTTGCCCACAGGCTGTATGTTTGACACCCCTGATTTAAACAAATAGCCCACGAACAAAATTGCAACACCAAATTTGTATCTTGCAATGTAAACACCACAAACAGTATGTGTAGGGTAATTAAGGTGGGgtaaaatgattattttatcatttgagTCAGTTTTGAGTTGTCGTGGTGGTACTTTCATTCCAGAAATAATTGGAATGTTATTTGTGTTCTACATAAGGGCACGCAGCTAGCTGACCACAGGCACAAATATCCAGGATGTTCTTTATTTAGTTTACAGATGTCATTAGAAAACATCCTGGGTGTATAACTGCATTAGCTATATGAATACATGGAGTGCATAGTAACATAAAACAGGAGCATAAAACATAGTTTCAGTGAGGCTAGTGGTACCTGCCGAATGATGGATGCATTGGAGTTATTCTACTCTTGCACtcttgctttttgtctttttaccaGGCCTGGCTCTAGACAACAAGGGGCCCCAGGCAAGACTTTCTTTGGGGCCCCTCCTTATCCAGATCCATTGATGGATCAGCCTGTGACTTAATAGtatttaatttgtacaaaactCCAACTTAATTTGTATTAGGTATGCTTGACTGTGCTAAAATGGGACTTTTAAGTATACTTAATAAACTGCGTTTATGTATGAGGTCGGCCTTGTATGTAcatgcttttttatttctgaatgtgctgcactgaatggcaaataaatatatacagatTAGCgaataaaaatatacttttatGTATTTCATAACAGCATGAAATTAATATACTTCTGATTTGTATAAATTCATTTTCAGTAATACTATGCAATATATACACTTTACACTAATAGTGTtttaacacactgaaaatatactAGAAAAGTATTtgactgcattttaaaaattgAACTCAAATTGAATTTGACTAAAAATCTATTTTACTGCAGTATATTTAAAGTATGCTTTCAATCTATTTAAAGTAAATAtgcatttatataaatgtactGAAAACATACTTTGCAAGTCGATGACAAGCTGTGTTGCTAGATCTGCTGCACCTGTTTTCTTTTGGGAAAGTGAAACATGCTAGATAAGGAGGGATATACTGTACTTCAGTTCATTTTTGAATGAATTTTATTAGCACAAAAAAGCTCTGTCCAGCAATTTAAAGTTTTGGAGGAAATGTAAAAGTTATGTAATAGTGTTTTATTACGAACACAGAATTGATTTTCCCATTGACATTAtagaaaatgtttgtgtatgCTGTCAATTATAGTTCTCAGAAAGAAGGTAAAATCAGAATAAGACAAAAGTGGAATTGGCCATTCATGCTTTTAAAGTACTGAAAATTGGAATCGGCCAAGAAAACTGCAATCAGTGCATCTATTGCAGGTATGGCAGCTGAAATAACATAAAACCAGGGTTGTACACAATAAGTGTGGTCCCTCTTTTTCCTGGTTGAAGAGAAAGGGAGCCAGGACTGTTTCCTGTGGGGCCCCCATGCTGCAAACAACCATGTCGGACTCATAGTCCTGTaacctcacatactgtggtcgGTTGGTAAGGTCATCCACGATCCATGCTGTGAGGTGGTGGTCCACCACTGTGACCAACAAACTGTCCCTCAGAAGTATGGGCTGTGTGAtattgaaggaaaaaaacaaaaaacaaaatattttcacagtgcTAGGCACACTGTGGTGGGTCCAATGAAGGGCTCACCAGGAAGCGGAGATGGACAATGACCAgcctctccagggtcttcatcaggagTGATGTCAGTGTAACGGGCCTGTAGCTGCTGAGGTCTGTGGGGTATGAAGTCTTTGGTGCTGGTGCCACAcaggatgttttccacagcaCACTCTCCCCAGcttcaggctcaggttgaaaatgaaaatcccacacactggtctGCACAGTACTAGTGAAGTTGAGCTGATTAAGTATAACCCCAGGGAGACTGGTGTAGGGAACAGTCTGTGTGGGTGTCCAAAACCAGTGATGTTCTTCAGTCCTCTCCACACATCCTGCACGTCCAGAGTCTGGTATCACTCCATTCAGCCACGTCTCAGAGAAACACATGAGGCTGCACTCCCAGTATGGTAATATCAGTAAAACACTATTGATATGAATTCATAGCAGTGGGGCACCACCCTGACAACAGGTACCAGTATCCAACCGTGGATACAGTTTCATAGAAGGGCTGTTCAAAGTGTTTGAAATACCATTTAACATCCACCCACGAGGCACCCGCATCACATATGTACAGATATCTGTTCATTAAATGTACAATAGCATTTATTCAACTTCAGCAATGCTGATCAACAATCAATAATCCTTCATCTTTTGTCCaattacaacacaaacagccataACACAAGCAACTACATAAAGGCAGTAAGCAAGCCTGTTGgatatgtgaatgtgtgagagagagcatgtggggggagagggcagagggaggcagagagagggacagagataGCAAGCAGGGACGATGGTGGAAGTGGGCCACATCAGTGGTTATGTCATGCAAGGTTCAAGATCACAAGGCTTGACAAAGAGATACGACAAGCACAGTGGAGGACATGTTTACATGTCTCTGAACACAAGATGGCGCTGAGCAACTCTGAGTCATACAACAAGCtagctgcagctttaaggtgtgtgtgtgtgagagagagagagagagagagattgccTGTaaa
Coding sequences within:
- the LOC121627766 gene encoding fibrinogen-like protein 1 is translated as MRMLRTSVAFLLHLAASLAAPVPCEEKVASLETEIQGLMNVINDQHRYIQHLHNSQVQQLEHIPNAHLGPENLYRDCSEVFADGNVASGLYVIRPDGSPTALNVYCDMNNGGGWTVFQRRRDGKESFDRAWVEYKHGFGDLYSPDGEFWLGNEPLHYLTSQGSYDLRIDMEDFEGKQRHAEYKNFRVDDEKDQYQLHLGEYNGNAGNALADIHSPPSTGLKWTSPGLESHLVKFSTYDRQNDDSAGNDDATCIRHTRSGWWFSRCDSGNLNGHYYKGPYQAMTDDGVVWYTWHGWWYSIKSVTMMVRAADLEHPPPVIPQLPVQLDPSKAASDVLYPPHGR